From Daucus carota subsp. sativus chromosome 6, DH1 v3.0, whole genome shotgun sequence, the proteins below share one genomic window:
- the LOC108225223 gene encoding cytochrome P450 84A1: MQTDHISLLPNILHSTPAMTIIFFFLSLLAFFLKFISSRKPYPPGPKGWPIIGNMLMMDTLTHRGLAKLAAQYGGLVHLRMGFLHMVTVSTPDMAREVLQVQDNIFSNRPATMNISYLTYNRADMAFANYGPFWRQMRKISVMKLFSRRRAESWDSVRDEVDDMVSNVVYHAGLSVNVGELVFGLTRNIVYRAAFGSVSRHGQDDFIKILQEFSKLFGAFNICDFVPGLTWLDPQGFKVRLVKARASLDGFIDSILDEHIANKKSGAVDEANSDMVYELLDFYGEDQVKVNHFDDINSSVRLTRDNIKAIIMDVMFGGTETVASAIEWAMSELMRSPGDLKRVQQELLDVVGLHRRVEESDFDKLTYFKCCIKETLRLHPPIPLFLHETAQDAVVAGYHIPAKSRVMINSWAINRDPNSWDEPEEFKPSRFLKEGMPDFKGSHFDFIPFGSGRRSCPGMQLGLYAFEMAVAHLLHCFNWELPDGMKPNEVDTDDVFGLTAPRATRLVAVPTPRLLCPIS; the protein is encoded by the exons ATgcaaaccgatcatatttctTTGCTTCCAAATATTCTACATTCTACTCCTGCCATGACAatcatcttcttctttctttcatTACTAGCTTTCTTTCTGAAATTTATCTCGTCTCGTAAACCATACCCTCCGGGGCCCAAAGGCTGGCCCATCATCGGCAACATGTTGATGATGGACACGCTAACTCACCGTGGACTGGCTAAACTCGCCGCTCAGTACGGGGGCCTCGTGCACCTCCGTATGGGCTTCCTCCACATGGTCACAGTTTCGACTCCCGATATGGCCCGAGAGGTCCTTCAAGTTCaggataatattttttctaaccGTCCCGCTACGATGAATATTAGCTATCTTACTTATAACCGCGCTGATATGGCGTTCGCAAATTACGGCCCTTTTTGGCGCCAAATGCGAAAAATATCGGTGATGAAGTTGTTTAGTCGTCGACGGGCCGAGTCGTGGGACTCGGTCCGTGACGAGGTCGATGACATGGTGAGTAACGTGGTGTATCATGCGGGGCTTTCGGTTAATGTTGGGGAGCTGGTTTTCGGGCTCACTCGCAACATCGTTTACAGGGCGGCTTTCGGGTCCGTATCGCGTCATGGTCAAGATGATTTCATCAAGATCTTGCAGGAGTTTTCGAAACTGTTTGGTGCTTTTAATATATGTGATTTTGTTCCCGGGCTGACCTGGCTAGACCCGCAGGGGTTTAAGGTTCGGCTTGTCAAGGCTCGGGCTTCTCTCGATGGGTTCATCGACTCGATTCTTGATGAACACATAGCGAACAAGAAGAGTGGCGCTGTTGATGAGGCGAATAGTGATATGGTATATGAGTTACTGGATTTCTATGGTGAAGATCAAGTTAAAGTTAAccattttgatgatattaacaGCTCCGTGAGGCTCACAAGAGATAATATCAAAGCCATTATCATG GACGTAATGTTTGGGGGGACGGAGACAGTTGCGTCTGCAATTGAGTGGGCAATGTCAGAACTAATGCGGAGTCCTGGAGACCTTAAAAGGGTTCAACAAGAGCTCCTGGATGTGGTTGGGCTTCACCGTCGTGTAGAAGAAAGTGACTTTGACAAGCTAACTTACTTCAAATGTTGTATCAAGGAGACTCTGAGGCTCCACCCGCCCATTCCATTATTTCTTCACGAGACGGCCCAAGATGCTGTGGTGGCTGGATATCACATTCCGGCTAAGTCTCGGGTAATGATCAACTCATGGGCTATTAACCGAGACCCAAACTCGTGGGATGAGCCAGAGGAGTTTAAACCATCCAGGTTTCTGAAAGAAGGAATGCCTGACTTTAAGGGGAGCCACTTTGACTTCATACCATTTGGATCGGGTCGAAGGTCTTGTCCCGGTATGCAACTGGGACTTTATGCATTTGAGATGGCTGTGGCTCACCTTCTGCATTGTTTCAACTGGGAATTGCCTGATGGCATGAAGCCTAATGAAGTGGACACTGATGACGTGTTTGGACTTACTGCTCCTAGAGCCACAAGACTTGTGGCAGTTCCAACTCCACGCCTGTTGTGTCCCATTTCTTAA
- the LOC108226405 gene encoding uncharacterized protein LOC108226405, whose product MEMNKGKAMLALTPVMEMNIDEPGLIGFSYPMLTRSNYTAWSLKMKAFMQAQGVWSAVEPNDPNIQVEEKKDNVAMAMIYQGIPDDVLLALAEKQTAKEAWEAIKTIYQGVERVKQARIQTLISEFESMSMKDNELIDDFYMRLMGLVTNIRALGEEMGESYVVKKLLRAVPRKFLQIISAMEQFCNLETMTVEEAVGFLKAYEERLKGKVEQNERQLMLTEEEWTKREGDEGKLLLTREEWLRGSNRGGLDGRSSFKSRGGRDRSKVRCYKCNIYGHYAHEC is encoded by the coding sequence ATGGAGATGAACAAAGGTAAAGCGATGTTGGCCTTGACACCAGTGATGGAGATGAACATAGATGAACCAGGGTTAATCGGTTTTAGTTACCCAATGTTGACGAGAAGTAATTATACAGCTTGGTCTCTAAAAATGAAAGCGTTTATGCAAGCTCAAGGGGTCTGGAGTGCGGTGGAACCAAATGATCCAAATATACAGgtggaagaaaaaaaagataatgtcGCTATGGCCATGATATATCAAGGAATACCTGACGATGTTTTACTTGCACTAGCAGAGAAACAGACAGCAAAAGAGGCCTGGGAGGCTATAAAGACTATTTACCAAGGTGTTGAGCGAGTAAAGCAGGCAAGGATTCAAACACTGATATCTGAGTTTGAATCGATGAGCATGAAAGATAATGAACTGATTGATGACTTTTATATGAGGTTAATGGGGCTTGTGACGAATATACGAGCATTGGGAGAAGAAATGGGAGAGTCTTATGTTGTAAAGAAGCTACTACGTGCAGTCCCCAGGAAATTTTTACAAATCATATCTGCCATGGAACAATTTTGCAACCTAGAGACTATGACTGTGGAAGAAGCAGTAGGTTTCCTCAAAGCATACGAAGAGAGATTGAAGGGAAAGGTAGAGCAAAATGAAAGGCAGCTAATGCTTACAGAGGAAGAGTGGACAAAGCGTGAAGGCGATGAAGGAAAACTTTTACTTACTCGAGAAGAATGGTTGAGGGGATCAAACAGAGGAGGCCTTGACGGACGATCATCCTTCAAGAGTCGTGGAGGACGTGATAGAAGTAAAGTCAGATGTTATAAGTGTAACATCTATGGACATTATGCTCATGAATGTTAA